In Candidatus Rokuibacteriota bacterium, the sequence ACGTCGGATCGCCAGCAGCTGAATCGTGGAGCGGAGCAGATCTTCCTTCTCCGGCGTGAGTTGCCAATCGACCCAGCTCGTCTCGTTGTCCTGGCAGTACGCGTTGTTGTTACCGCCCTGGGTGCGTCCGATCTCGTCGCCGGCCAGGATCATCGGCACCCCCTGCGAGAACAGCAGGGTAGCGAGAAAGTTGCGTTTGATGCGGTCGCGCAACGCGAGCACATCGACCGCGCCGGTCGGCCCCTCCGCGCCCCAGTTCGCGCTCCAGTTCGCGTCGGTGCCGTCGCGGCCTTCCTCGAGATTCGCCTCGTTGTGCTTCGCCTCGTAGCTCACCAGATCCTCGAGCGTGAAGCCGTCGTGGCAGGTGACGAAGTTGATGCTCGAGTTCGGCGCGCGATCGCTCGTCTGGTAGAGGTCGCTCGAGCCGGAAAGGCGCGAGGCGAGCTCGGCGACCTGTCCGCCGTCGCCGCGCCAGAAGCGGCGCACCGAGTCCCGGTACTTCCCGTTCCATTCCGCCCAGCCGACCGGGAAGTTCCCGACCTGGTAGCCGCCCTCGCCGAGGTCCCACGGTTCCGCGATCAGCTTCACCTGCGAGATGATCGGGTCCTGGTGGATGACGTCGAAGAAGGACGAGAGGCGGTTCACGTCGTGGAGCTCGCGGGCCAGCGCGGAGGCCAGGTCGAAGCGGAAGCCGTCCACGTGCATGTCGAGCACCCAGTAGCGCAGGCTGTCCATCAGGAGCTGGAGCGAGCACGGGTGCGTCAGGTTCAGCGTATTGCCGCAGCCGGTGTAGTCGCGGTAGCGGCGGCGGTCGCCCGTCTCGACGCGGTAGTACGCGGCGTTGTCGATGCCGCGGAAGCAGAGCGTGGGCCCGCGATGGTCGCCCTCGGCCGTGTGGTTGTAGACCACGTCGAGGATGACCTCGATGCCCGCCTGGTGCAGGCGCTTGACCATGGTCTTGAACTCGGCGACCTGCTCGCCCCGGGCGCCGGTGGAGGCAAATCGCGAATCCGGCGCCAGATAGCCGATCGAGTTGTAGCCCCAGTAGTTCGTGAGCCCGCGGTCGACGAGGCGCTCCTCCGCCACCGAGTGGTGGACGGGCAGGAGCTCGACGGCCGTCACGCCCAGCCGCTGGAGATGCTCCAGCGCCGGCGGCGAGGCGAGCCCCGCGTACGTGCCGCGGAGCTCCGGCGGCACCTGCGGGTGCCGCGCGGTGAAGCCCTTGACGTGGACTTCGTAGATGACCGTCTTGTGCCACGGCGTGCGGAGCAGCCTGTCGTCACCCCAGGAGAAGGCCGACTCGACGACGACGCACTTGGGGACGAAGGCCGCGCTGTCGCGCGGGTCGGGCGTCGCGCTCGTCTCCGCCTCGTCGGGGCGGTAGCCGAAGAGCGCGTCGTCCCAGCTGACGCTGCCGGCTACGGCCTTCGCGTAGGGATCGAGCAGGACCTTGGCCGGATTGAAGCGGTGCCCGACGGCGGGCGCGTAGGGGCCGTGGACGCGGTAGCCGTAGAGCAGCCCCGGGCGCGCTTCGGGCAGATAGACGTGCCAGATCTGGTCGCTGCGCTCGGTGACGGCGATCCGCCGGACCTCGCGCGCGGGGTTCGCCGCGTCGAAGAGGCAGAGCTCGACCGCCGTCGCGTGCTCGCTGAAGAGCGCGAAGTTGACGCCAGATCCGTCCCAGGTGGCGCCCAGCGGGTAGGGACGCCCCGGGCGGGTGCGGAAGGGCGCGGCGGCCATCGCGTCTAGCCCTCCACCGGCGTGAGCCAGAGCGCGCCGAGCGGCGGCAGGGTCAGCAGCACGGAGTGGGGCTGGCCGTGCCAGGGGATCGGCTCGCTCCTGACGCCGCCGCGATTGCCCGCGTCCGACCCGCCGTAGAGACCGCTGTCGCTGTTGAGGGCTTCCCGGTAGAAGCCGGGGATGGGGACGCCGACGCGGTAGCCGTGGCGCGGCACGGGCGTGAAGTTGCAGACGCACAGCGTGAGGCGGCTCCGCTCGCGGGCGAAGCGGGCGAAGGCGACGACACTCTGCTCGGCGTCGGTGCAGTCCATCCAGGCGAAGCCCGCCGGCTCGCAGTCCTGCTGGTGGAGGGAGGGCTCCGCGCGGTAGAGGCGGTTGAGATCCGCCACGAGGCGCTGGAGGCCGCGGTGGTAGGGTCCCATGTCGAGCAGATGCCAGTCGAGGCTCCGGTCGTGGTTCCACTCGCCGGACTGGCCGAACTCGCTGCCCATGAAGAGGAGCTTCTTGCCGGGGTACGCCCACATGAAGGCGTAGAGAAGACGCAGGTTGGCGAAGCGCTGCCAGTCGTCGCCTGGCATCTTGGCGATCAGCGAGCCCTTGCCGTGGACGACCTCGTCGTGGCTGAGCGGCAGGACGAAGTTCTCAGTCCAGGCGTAGAGCATCCCGAATGTCAGCTGGTTGTGGTGGTACTTGCGATGCACGGCCTCGCGGCGCATGTAGTCGAGCACGTCGTGCAT encodes:
- the glgX gene encoding glycogen debranching protein GlgX, which gives rise to MAAAPFRTRPGRPYPLGATWDGSGVNFALFSEHATAVELCLFDAANPAREVRRIAVTERSDQIWHVYLPEARPGLLYGYRVHGPYAPAVGHRFNPAKVLLDPYAKAVAGSVSWDDALFGYRPDEAETSATPDPRDSAAFVPKCVVVESAFSWGDDRLLRTPWHKTVIYEVHVKGFTARHPQVPPELRGTYAGLASPPALEHLQRLGVTAVELLPVHHSVAEERLVDRGLTNYWGYNSIGYLAPDSRFASTGARGEQVAEFKTMVKRLHQAGIEVILDVVYNHTAEGDHRGPTLCFRGIDNAAYYRVETGDRRRYRDYTGCGNTLNLTHPCSLQLLMDSLRYWVLDMHVDGFRFDLASALARELHDVNRLSSFFDVIHQDPIISQVKLIAEPWDLGEGGYQVGNFPVGWAEWNGKYRDSVRRFWRGDGGQVAELASRLSGSSDLYQTSDRAPNSSINFVTCHDGFTLEDLVSYEAKHNEANLEEGRDGTDANWSANWGAEGPTGAVDVLALRDRIKRNFLATLLFSQGVPMILAGDEIGRTQGGNNNAYCQDNETSWVDWQLTPEKEDLLRSTIQLLAIRR